One genomic segment of Hevea brasiliensis isolate MT/VB/25A 57/8 chromosome 3, ASM3005281v1, whole genome shotgun sequence includes these proteins:
- the LOC131178595 gene encoding large ribosomal RNA subunit accumulation protein YCED homolog 1, chloroplastic-like: protein MSFVLLTSSIAPTSVVNRYKVHNLVRQKNYSSNSSFSIVHYKCSWASMVGICKIFRNNSLSIQNFAARDSMGPDNQKFTDVSFDWEDQEQEDPEDVGSPWDGAVIYRRNPSISHIEYCTTLERLGLENLSTDISKSRASVLGLRVTKAVKDYPLGIPVQISVDVTKKKQKLRLDGIIKTVITLGSNRCGEPTAKSIYSNFSILLTEEPIEEPEIINMGVIFGKDKFKSSMASSMEEEDDDDASIDWDDRLYFPPEEKEIDISKHIRDLVHVEISINAICDPSCKGLCLNCGTNLNTSSCSCSKERIKEKGYGPLKDLRKQMQSKG, encoded by the exons ATGTCTTTTGTGCTCTTGACATCCTCAATAGCTCCAACCTCAGTTGTTAACCGATACAAAGTACACAATTTGGTACGTCAGAAAAATTATTCTTCAAATTCCAGCTTTTCCATTGTTCACTACAAATGTTCATGGGCTAGTATGGTGGGCATATGTAAAATCTTTAGAAACAATTCACTCAGTATTCAAAACTTTGCTGCAAGAGATTCCATGGGCCCTGACAATCAGAAGTTCACTGATGTATCTTTTGATTGGGAAGATCAAGAGCAAGAAGACCCTGAAGATGTGGGGTCACCATGGGATGGTGCAGTTATTTACAGGAGAAACCCTTCAATCTCGCATATAGAATACTGTACAACCTTGGAGAGGTTGGGATTAGAAAATCTTTCAACTGATATTTCAAAATCAAGGGCTTCAGTTTTGGGATTACGTGTCACAAAAGCCGTGAAGGATTATCCACTTGGAATTCCTGTTCAGATCTCCGTTGATGTGACCAAGAAGAAGCAAAAGTTGAGGCTTGATGGGATCATTAAGACTGTTATCACTTTAGGTAGCAACCG GTGTGGTGAACCAACTGCCAAGAGCATATATTCCAACTTCTCTATATTACTGACCGAGGAACCCATTGAAGAACCAGAGATTATCAATATGGGAGTGATCTTTGGTAAAGACAAATTTAAGTCTTCTATGGCAAGCAGCATGGAAGAAGAGGATGATGATGATGCTTCAATTGATTGGGATGACAGGTTGTACTTTCCTCCTGAAGAAAAGGAAATCGATATTTCAAAGCACATAAGAGACCTAGTACATGTAGAAATTAGCATAAATGCAATATGTGACCCAAGTTGCAAAGGTCTGTGCCTCAATTGTGGTACAAATTTGAACACTAGTAGTTGTAGCTGTAGCAAAGAGAGGATTAAAGAGAAAGGTTATGGCCCTCTTAAAGATTTACGAAAACAAATGCAGTCAAAAGGTTAG